The Acipenser ruthenus chromosome 30, fAciRut3.2 maternal haplotype, whole genome shotgun sequence genome includes the window aaaaaaaaaaaaaaaattctgaacacatcggctcatatttagcaattctagaaaccattagcagcactcagcgccaatagcaacccaaaattacaatagggtttCAGAACCCCTAATTATATTGGTCAAAACAGCGATCCAGCCATGCTATATTCAACCATAGGCCGCTGTGAGGCCTTCTCATCGttccataaattatatttttgcacAACAACCTAACCAACATCGACCGAAGTATCAAACCCAATCAAATTCATGTGAACGATTGCTTTAAAAATTGGGATTTTGTTAGTgtgatacaatacatgcaatgtgaaatctacgctgtgagtgtccagtagggggcaatactatagccaaatggcatgtcatgctatagttttacaaataaaattggCTAATACTACCATCAGCTCGGTTTgccatgattttgtttcagtttatatcagGGGTAGCCAGCTAAATggtggagcgagagagagacgcaacctgggaaatgtttgagctaattttttttttagtaacccagCTACCTAGGTAGCTAGCGATGGCTAGTCGATTTGCTAGCAGAGTTTAGCATAACTATacatagctgactagatctcaaaaagtgactaacgttataaatattggtgtagccgttttataaaagcaataaggtacGAGAGGTTGTGATATATCGTGTATATAGTCACAGCCAATGCGTTATTAGGTATGAGGCGCAGCCGAGTCTTTAATCTATTCTAATGCAACCATAAGCTCTACtgcttgtacctgctgtgctcgaccctgccacagcgtcatcttcttcagtgggctCCCCAGGCTGAGTCAGCCGATTAATACTGGCATCCTGACgtccctcgctctccctactaCCAGCCGGCCGACGGAACATGTCCGTTATTTTTGTGCACTTTGCGGCATCTGCCTCGAGAGACCGTCGCCGTTTGTCTCTAATCTTTTCTGccccaccttttctttttctctccattttttacactgacactcatccactatcaatacaagaggtTCAAACGAAAGACGAAATCTGGTTGACCAATTCCGTTCTAAGAAGATCCgggcaagtccaatcagggaGTGGCCACTCCTTGCCCCCCCCTTAGATATTGCAatattggatctacccaagagatgactggtgtggtgatgtgtgCGCGCGAAAGAGCGATactgccaagttaataacagtgtaattatcAGCATgtaatggggggaaaaaatattaataattataaatctAACGTAGACTAGCggcccacgcaggtccaaacagacCGGCCCACCGGGGATTCTCCCGCACTTCCCGATGGCCAGTCCGCGCCTGTCCATTCGTATCCCAGACACCATGCAGCTCTAGTTGGTTTTGTGTCCAACACAAAGCGGTCGTACCCCAGATATAATTAAGGGATAACCAGTGTGGTAATCCCAATCAATCATACTCCAAGtagcaacacattttaaatattgggGGATCATACTGGAATACAAATTGATGTTTGCCTTTTTGTTTGAAAACTTGGCTGtgccacaaaacaaacattcaatcAATCTCGCCATCTTGCAGTTAAAATGCCAAGGAAGCTGTGGGCTATACATTACATTAAAATAGACTTAACTATCAGTATATAAATATACTGCATGTACATTAACAAGGAATACAGAACAGCCCTTGTCAGCTACAACAGCAACCTAATTGTTTGCTCAAGTAGAATGCAGAGTTAACTAACTAAACTGTGTAACTATTGTATACATTAAagaacaaacaaatgaaaaaatcagCCAAAACTCAGTGTTAATGCGTGTGTTTGAATTGAATATTTAAACTGTTGTTTTAAACACCAGCTTTCCAACCACTTGTGAAGTGACAAAACAGTGAAACTTTGAAAAACACAGAACTTCCTAAAAACAGACGAGTCAAAACACATGAACAGTACGGAACTTCCAATTGGAGAAATTGCAGAGAACCTGTGGGTGGAAATTCCACACTTATTCCCTTTGACTGAAGCTCATTAATCCCAACACAGCCTTGTTAACCGACTggctgtgcagcaggtattacgCTCCCACCTGACACCCCCCGGCATGCTGGGGTtccaatacctgctgcacaggatgTGAATGATTAGTTACGGCAGGAAAAAATGGCTTCATGCCAGATGAGGTTTggaaagtattcagccccctaGCCAAGTCTTTATCAACAAGAGAAAGCCATGAATGAGATTGCTAGTAGTCGAGTGCTTGTTGAATTTAGTTTGGTACATTTATTCCCTACAAGCACAAACAGGAAGCTTTAGAACTGTTCAGCCAGTCagacaaacatacatacatacatacatacatacagtgaaagCAGCTGTGCCCTTGACCATACAGGAGGCTGCCTATACTCCGATATTTAAATAGCTTCAAGGAGTGTAAACGAAAGCTTTGCAATCTATTTCCTACCAGTATTGGCAAAAATAGAACTGCCCTTTCTGTTGTAtggaagattttgtttttttagcttggCTCCTCCTCCCAATACTGTACAGCACTATATATTTCCAGAGACTGACATTTCACATGGTCTGACGGCAGTCAGATCATAAATCTAACGTTGCAATACGTGGTTTGGTACCGGGAAACAGCAGCTCCAACATATTGTATTTAAGAAATACCTACATACAGCTATTACACAAGCAAAGAACACAGAGATTGACACAGGAGAAGGGGAGCAGTGCTAAACATCAACAGAATGGGGTTCAAAGCTTTGGTTaacatttcaaattctagcactgGGGTTTGCTTCAGGCAAGTTTGGAAGAACCAAAAAGTCGTGCCCAGTACAATGCTACTGAAGGGGCTTTTATTAGACCCCTTTAAAACACCACAGCAAGAGACTCTTTATGGTGTCTAATAACCAGTAATGTTCAGTGCGAATGGTCAAATgcacaaaactgcaaaaacattttaacatacaTATAAAAGTATAATCCCTCAGTGACAATTACATACCATTTAGAACTTTAAACACTTAGAATAAACAAATCTTAAATATATACAGGACTGACACAGGAAGCTGTTGCTCTGGTCTGTTCCAAACAGAAGATGTACCTGGGCCCTCAAAACACTCGGGGACCCGAGGTTTCTCCCCCAGTGATGAAGCCCGGGAATAACTGCTTGGGGCCCCGGAGGGTGAGGGTGGTGCCAGTTACATGTTCTGGGGGATGTAGTATGCAGGAGGGGTTGGAGAGCCGACGTAGCTGACCTGGTCAACCGTGGTAGGACACAGCGTGCCGTGGATGCGTGGCTAGTTCACCGGTGGCCAGGGTGCTACATAGTGATATGCAGGATCCATTGGGATGCAGGGCTCATAGGTGGGAAGAGGTTGCTGGTTGAAGTGCTCAGTCATGACTGGGTAGTAGACTGCCCCCTGAGACACTGGAGCAGCCTCCACATTTGGGGCAAAACCTACAGCACAGAGGAAGAGAAAATAGCACAGTTAGTTACGTTCTCCTTCTATCTTAAAGAAAAGACAGTTCACGCACTAGAAtccctatatatacacacacacacacaatagagcTGTGTAACTTCACATGGCGAGAATGAGTCTGAattttgcaccaaaaaaaaaagtagtatttaaaaaaaaaaaaaaagcccacttTGATAACTTTGTTCTCCATGTGGAGGAAGACTGATAAATTTCTGATTCTGCTCCACAGGTTCTGAAACATCCTACCATTAGGAGGGGACTCTGGAAGGCCCCAATTGTCATTGGATCTCCCAGCATCTGTgtactgctgctgcagagactGCTCGGTCATGGGCTGGGCCGTGCTGAAGCCCTGGTACTGCTCCGTGGGAGACTGCTGGTACATCTGCTGCATCTGCACCATGGGGTTCCAGTAGCTCTCATGATACCACTGAcaggcaagcaaacaaacacCATCAAAAGAACGGCTGAAACATGCTgcgactgtaaattaaatattgacAAGTAAAAGCCCATAAACTGAGTGCATTCTGTATTAAACATTATCCAGGGATGGAAACACGACTCCCATTgccagcagtttgatccattcggagttttactatgggtttaataagacacagccaAGCTGGTTaacaagcacatattaaaacctggaatgggtcaaactgctatacaacatgagtcttatttccatccccgctAACCCATTCAAAAGGATGAACTGAAATAACtatagaaaatgaaaaagatCTTGCAGACGGAATATGCAAAAGGCAAGTCCGATACTTCACTGTTGAACACACATCTGGATTTTAATTAGGCGAGAAAAGACGGGTCTGGAGCCCAAAGTTACCTCTTCAAAAGACTAGTTCTAACCAATTTGTGTGCTCACAACACTGAAGAGCTTACACAGCAGCATACCTACAGGAGCTCAGTGGAACCCAGTACCACACACCAAGAGCGTAAATAACTTTGTTGTTCATAGATGCAAGTGACATTCTCTTGAGAACCATGCACAGCTAACACTCAAACTCGTTCACCGAAGAGCATAATGCAGGTCAACATCAAAAGGCGATTTCCATTTCCATAAACACTGAAAACCTTACCACGTAAACAGAGggagatacatacagtgccttgcgaaagtattcggcccccttgaactttgcgaccttttgccacatttcaggcttcaaacataaagatatgaaactaattttttgtgaagaatcaacaacaagtgggacacaatcatgaagtggaacgaaatttattggatatttcaaactttaacaaataaaaaactgaaaaattgtgcgtacaaaattattcagcccccttaagttaatactttgtagcgccaccttttgctgcgattacagctgtaagtcgcttggggtatgtctatcagttttgcacatcgagagactgaaatttttgcccattcctccttgcaaaacagctcgagctcagtgaggttggatggagagcatttgtgaacagcagttttcagttctttccacagattctcaattggattcaggtctggactttgacttggccattctaacacctggatatgtttatttgtgaaccattccattgtagattttgctttatgttttggatcattgtcttgttggaagacaaatctccgtcccagtctcaggtcttttgcagactccatcaggttttcttccagaatggccctgtatttggctccatccatcttccctgtccctgctgaagaaaagcaggcccaaaccatgatgctgccaccaccatgtttgacagtggggatggtgtgttcagggtgatgagctgtgttgcttttacgccaaacataacgttttgcattgttgccaaaaagctcgattttggtttcatctgaccagagcaccttcttccacatgtttggtgtgtctcccaggtggcttgtggcaaactgtaaacacttTTTATGGTtctctttaagaaatggctttcttcttgccactcttccataaaggccagatttgtgcagtatacgactgattgttgtcctatggacagagtctcccacctcagctgtagatctctgcagttcatccagagtgatcatgggcctcttggctgcatctctgatcagtcttctccttgtatgagctgaaagtttagagggacggccaggtcttggtagatttgcagtggtctgatactccttccatttcaatattatcgcttgcacagtgctccttgggatgtttaaagcttgggaa containing:
- the LOC131696713 gene encoding putative bifunctional UDP-N-acetylglucosamine transferase and deubiquitinase ALG13; this translates as MVQMQQMYQQSPTEQYQGFSTAQPMTEQSLQQQYTDAGRSNDNWGLPESPPNGFAPNVEAAPVSQGAVYYPVMTEHFNQQPLPTYEPCIPMDPAYHYVAPWPPVN